The Sabethes cyaneus chromosome 3, idSabCyanKW18_F2, whole genome shotgun sequence DNA window attttaaaaataaccacgctaataattttcgcgtgggactctaaataggtggaaactccgcaatataaataatctttaatttttttaagttaacaggaaagcaataatttgtgttttgattttgttaaattgtcaaATTCACATagcaataactctgaaatctattgATAATTGAAGATAGACAATGTTAATActctgataaatgttacatacaacgcatgtagcatgtatatatgctgtatgtagcatgtatgtaTGAAGAATCCTATTATTAAAACGAGGTCGTATCTTGTCACAACTCCTCTtatttccccccccccccccccccccagaaaACATTTCTGGCTGCGCCCGTGCCAAAATGGCGAAGCTGCAAAAGGAGGCAGAACGGAAGTTGACCTAAGAATGCTTATGGAAGACTGTAGTGTCGCAGTACCCAATTTCTACGAGATCAAAAGGGATGGAAGGAGTTGTTTGTCCTATCTTCAAAAAGCGTGATCGGCTCCGACTGGTCGTACTAGCGCGAGCATTTTTATCACCCGACAGATCTAACAGAAATGTCAGGAACGCAACGTGCCCATGGATCATATCGTTATTGACATTAAAGCAGCAGATAATGTATGAACACGTGTTtacggacaaactgacacgaccGATCAGAACTATTGAATCGAGTGATTGTTTCGCGCGCATCTCTCGGGACACTCTCAATTTCCTTCGAGAAGCGGCTTGGGTTTAGACAATGTGACGGCTTagcctgcatgcttttcaacatcgctattgagggGGTGATCTGAAAACAGGACATCCGAACAAAAGGCACGGTTTATAGTATGGGTATAGAACTTCTagtctttgcagatgactttgatgtcaTAGCCTGGATCTTTGCGACGGAGacgataaccgttgacggcgacgaattagaagtggtagatgtgtACGTGTATTTGGgctcgctggtgaccgcgaacaACACTAGCAAGGAGAACCAGCGGCGCAAACAAGTGGAAAATCGGgcttttgcccttcgtaatacaccgcggtacgaagctgacaatgtacatagccctcattagaccggtagttctttatggatttcaagctgCGACGCTACTCACCGGGACATTCCCTTCCTTGCGTGTTCGACCGGAAGGCATTAGCGGAACTAGCGcacatttctaggggggctatagTCCCCGgtatttttttcgaccatttttttGGTCGGCCAGGTCCATTTTTCTAGAAGGGTAAATCTAAGCCCCTCCTCACCGCCCCTCCccactagttccgccaatgccggaaggtgctgcggataataatattgataatacaaactgaaagcagagaactacaggcactacttgaagactctcatcgtacatctggtttCCAACATGCGAAAAGGCTGAACTCGAAAGCAATTTGCGGCTGCTGAAACGCCTGGAAAATTGATGATGAGTGGTCCAAGATCGACCTGAATTGAGACGAATCATTTCTTCGCATTGCATGTGTTTTAAAGCCTTTGGTATGAGAAATTTCATTTCGACCCTTTTCCATTTCTCTTCGCACGAAGTTTCTTGAAGGCTTAATTCTCAACATATTTTTATTTGGAATATTGGCTTTTATACTTTTTATGTCATTTGGAGCGTTTCCAACTGAATATGCTgcaaaataaaccatttttgcCACGATTTTTCATTCATCATAGTTTTTTGGTCAAGAGACTTCAAAagaatgagatttttttttttttttcaaaaaatcgtatcttgaaaattacttatataatcaaaatgacgtcacgtcaaaatcactgaaaagcaaagttttcaaaatcatgataaaattttgaaatgatgCTCTTTTTCCACACTCAAAAGCAAATTGTTGCAACCCGATGTTCAGATCCTAGAAAAATTACTAAAGTTACACAAAGAAAGTAGAACGTAtccttcaagagcaacatttattTGAAAACACTATGTTAAAACGGGTCACAACATTTTGCACTCATTTTTGTAATCGGTTCGCTACAAattaaacaacaacaaacaagccACATAAAGATTTCATTGCAAGCTTTATGTTCATAGAACAGAATTACAAGAATTTGCGAGATATTTTAACAAGTGTATTCAATAAAACGAGTCGCTATGAAgataaatatgaaaaatacgCGCGTTGAATATGACAAACGGGTAGCATATAAAAACCAGCAATTTTTATATGGCTGCCTGGCACCATATATTCAAATGCATATGACTAGGGCTCTATTTTGATATTACACTGTGACATATATCTGGCGCCGAATAGTATGACAAATCTTGATCATATATATGGTGTCATTTGTTCATTGCCATATAAATATGGCTATTACACCGCTACATATATATGACATAAGACTGTATGACGGGCCGCCGCCATATGTATGTCGCCATATTAATTATGCCATATTTATTTGGCTATTACACCTATATGACAAATTTATATGGCAAACTAGTCATATTTGTATGCAAGTGTAATAGTACCttaagtcatttgtctctttaagtatcttcatcatttaatttgcatttccaaaaagtgttactcagtcttttagagacatatatgatatatatcataatgtttactatatcccatcgccctgttaaccacaaggtacgatgctaatctaacaagccagtcgtcgtatgtctaatctcggctgtgtggtactgctagagtttaataggatccttacactagtcctgtaattgtcctgtactctaataaccggctgcgaagcctgccgaTAAACAAGGGCAATGTCCtcaagacggttatacccaaagctttgctctacttgtatcgcaagagactagtaagaaaagcaaactaatgtcaggtaattaaaagtcattactttgagcgtcttagcagaatctcgaatacgggaatattgtgatagatttttgttatgtaacagaattaaacagaaaactttttcttcaaCTCGTAATGTTaggggtttttaattttacataattgtaaataaatatatcaaaaataaatatataaaaaataaatatataaaaagtaaacataaaaatgaatatataaaaaataaatagaaaattaaatATCGAGCATGTATTTTGCATCGCCGCATAGTTCACTCGCCGACTTGTCTCGCGACGCCCTTATGCTACTAATTAAGGGATCTGATGATTCGAGAAGGCGATGCAGCAAATCCATGTTTGCTGCCGTTCTAGAACATTTTCTGGTTTGGTTATGTTGTAATttatctgaaattaaaagcCCCTAACATTACGAGttgaagaaaaagttttctgtttaattctgttacataacaaaaatctatcacaatattcccgtattcgagattctgctaagacgctcaaagtaaTGACTTTTAATTACCTAACATTAGTTTGCTTTTCTTACTAGTCTCTTGCGATACAAGTAGAGCAAAGTTTTGGGTATAACCATCTTGAGGACATTGCCCTTTTTTATCGGCAGGCTTCGCAGCAGGGTTATTAGAGGACAGGACcattacagggctagtgtaaggatcctattaaactctagcagtaccacacagccgagattagacatatgacgactggcttgttagattagcatcgtaccttgctgttaacagggcgatgggatataataaaaattatgatatatatcatatatgtctctaaaagactgagtaacactttttggaaatgcaaattaaatgatgaagatacttaaagagacaaatgacttagcatgttttaagatcagttttgaatgtactttcactttaattatatctcggccgccagtttttccaagtttttattgtatagcagtacgaagtatggctaatttttacttaaatcgttcagtaactcgctctgtatagaatatacgtgttcactttcttctgcaaaagtgtgtaattttaatagatgcaaatgtttgcagaacactatttttccctaaatcacatagttttgaagctacagtgaaaaactcgatttgtgggggtccgtcatgaaagacgcttaatatctcgaaaactgtgatacttagaggaataatgttttcagcaaaaagcttcataataagattatctaaaactttctagaacatattATAGCTCTAAATCAttaaattagaaagttaaattttgcagcgccacctgtgtttgagttccgaactaatactaaccatcAGTTGCTGCgcctattgatatacagaaattcttccaaagacgccatattgaaaaaaacactatgaaaagagttattaaaaaagttcacgattccagagcaatcaaaccactgtgcaacgGTGCTCCAACAGACCCCTCAAGAGAGACTTCATCCAGTACTTCTGGCAGCGCGGCTCCGAGAGATTACGCGTAGATCTCGGTGACACTGGGTTGTGACAGTCACGTGAGATTATATCTTGACTGGCAGTGGTATTGTATGCAAAGGAGATCctgtaaaaatttaaatggtACTTTTTTATTGGAATGCTCATCATTTTGCGATCATCCTGGGGACTGACGGCGTGGCGAAAATGGTCCATTCCAATGTTGCAGCGCACTTTTCATAGTGCTTTTACTCAGATGCAGTGCGCGTATTTCATACACTTTGCCATTAAATACATACTAATGTTTGCATCGGCTGCTTAATACTGCCGACCAAAGCATCATCGCCGAGTGCTGGTCTGGTTTGGCTGATTGCTGAATGGAATCGTTGCACCAGCTCGTAATCGGCTTTAGTTTATTCGAGTGGTCCAGTAAGAAAGTGCCTGACTTGGGATTTTATATCCAACATTTTCACATGACACTGATGTTACAATGGTATGagagaaaaaatatttactcCATGCCTGCCCGCCCTAAGAACAAGTTAAACATGATATCAAACCACCAGTGCGATTTATATGGACATATGAAAAGATATAAACTTAGTTATTTTAACGAAGCCGATAGCAAGGGTAGCCTCTGTGAAAATCTCATTTGTGGAACGAAAATATAGGTTACCATCGAAAACGGAAGGTAAAACACAATTTAAACATACTGCGTACAGCAAGCCCATCGTCCATCGGGGTTGTGTGCATAATCAAAAGGAAGAGCTATTAAATTGGGGAATCCCCTGTTCAGTGCACAGCGTCCCAGCTGGTTATTATAAGCTGTAAAACCGCCAGAGACAAGGATTAAAATCCACTCGACATCGATGATTCGGGCTGCTGCGCTGATCTGAACACCATTCGGACTTCAAAGGAGAATTATTTTTAGATGGATTAATCGCTCGGTCGGGTTCGGGAGGACTTAATCAAGTTTTGCCTTCGTTCGCGTAATGATGATCGAACTTCCTGAGCACAGACGTTGTTTGAATGCGATTCGTTGAGCACCACATCAGATGTGAGTAAATTTCGACCATATTAAGTGATAATGAAGTTGATAGTTCTGTTGGTGGTTTGCTGGAGCGGTTTGTCGACAGCTTTGAACGTAAATGAAACTTGCACTACGCCGTGCAATTCACCGGGAACCTGCGTGGAAGCAGTAAAATGCGCTTATGTTATCAACATTCTCAGAAAACGGAATGCGACCTATCTGGATTCGGAATACTTGTCTAACAGTATATGTGACCATTTGCCAGATTCAGGTTCCGTTCCATTGGTGAGTTTGGCATGTTTTATCCCACGTAAAGTTCTAGAAGGGCGCACTTTTCACAGATATGCTGTCCTAGCTTAATTAATCCAGCCGAATGTGGAACGTTGGACGTCGGACGCCGCATTTTCGGTGGTAATGTCACTGAACACGGTCAGCATCCTTGGGCAGTGGTCCTAATTTACAATATAGGAAGAAACAAGTTCGCTCCCGAATGTAGCGGTTCGCTGATAAATTCTAGATTTGTGCTAACGGCTGCACATTGCATAGTAGAGGTTCCTAGCAAATGGAAATTGTAAGTAAATTATTAACTTCCATTCGAAACAAAATGTAATTCACAATCAATTCCAGGCATAAGGTACGGTTTAATGAGTGGAATGCACTGAAGAAGGCAAATTGCACTGTTGTAAACGATGAAAAGATTTGTCGTCGAGATTACGCAGTAGAAAGTATTACTGTCCATTATGGTTACGGGAAGAAAGATCCAAACAGAAATCACGATATTGCTTTAGTCAAACTAGTGGAAGAGGTTACATTCGACAAATATGTTCAACCAGTTTGTTTACCAGTGGATACTTCAATTCAAGAACTGCCCATCGATAGTGAAGAGTTTACTGTAACGGGTTGGGGTCTAACCGAAACTGGTGAACTATTCAACTCATGCTACGTTCGAAAGATTGAGCTGAACTTTGACTATTCTTTACAGGTTTTCGAAGTCCCGTGCAATTACATGTCGATTTGATCGGAAGGAATAACGATGTTTGTGATAAAGTTTATTCTGCGATCGGTATCACATTAACCGACGGTCATCTCTGCGTGGGAGGTGATAAGGGAAAAGATTCCTGCAAAGGTGACTCTGGTGGGCCGCTGCTCAGATTAGTCGGTACCGTGTGGTACCAGGTCGGTGTCGTCAGTTTCGGGTCGCAATTCTGCGGAACTAAAGGCATACCCGGGGTCTATACCAGTGTGGCAAAACACATCGATTGGATAGTTCAGACTGTGCATGAGAGTTATTGCATAAACAACGAAGTTGCAACTGAACTATTAGTCACCTGAAAaaagattaaaataaaaaaaaatccggaAATATTGCAATGAGGTTATTACTAACGGTATAAGAGTGACAATTGACCCTTTCCAATCTTGTGCATTGTTGAGAGGTTTAATCGTCCCCGGCACTTGCTTTCTTTCATTACTGGTTACTACATACAACATTCAGAAGACCCCAGAAACGAGAAGTTCAATCTCGATGCAAATAAcgatcaaaacaaaaatttccattTCGTTTGAATCCATCAAATCTAAATTTGTTACtccatgattttttttcttaattggTTCAACGTCGTCGGTTGGTTGATTTATTAATGAATGTATAACTTTCTTGTTATTTAATTGCAGTCGTTCATTCGGTCATTTAGTATTCGCTTTCCATTTTCAACAAAAGCAAATATTAACGACATCATTtttaataacaaataataataataccacGACACCGGAACAAACTCAGTTATTATCAACACATTGATAATCTGTGCTTTAAAGGCATAATTAATTACTTAATTAACTAGTTAATCCATTGGAAAAGTAAACCCACACCGAAAGCAAATTTCACATAACTTCGTGAGAATGTTGTCTATGCCatcatttaaattcaatttggtTCAGCCCTATTCGTCAATTTGATTTCAATTGTGGCTAATTTCGTCCCAATATAGTCTATTTTAAACAGAAATGGGCGATAATCGCGCTCATTAATGTTTCTTGtcaataagaaaaaaattatagcCACTTAAATGCAGCAGGACAATAAAACAGAGAACAACAACAAATGTTCTCTCACCTTGACGGAGATGTATGGGAAAGGCTGCCGGTAAATTAAATATAACACATAGCAGCTTGAATGTCATATGTGACACAGTGAAAGAACAATTCACTGCGAATCAATTActagaaataatttttaaaatcggTGTATTTAGAAGGGTTCTACCTTCATATCGAAAAATCATTGCCTTTTTGCTGAActaaaaaattcaataacaatagggtatgttgctgcttcgtcgtagttgcctattcccgtcctatccaacacaaattatcaaaaatatcagcgatttttatgacacacaatgcaaaattagttattccctgcTATTTTAGTTTGtggactatcatacgcgatcaatcaaagtgatctgagatttatttaaatgctttttttcattaaagagttcctggaattcaaatttcctacgttttttcgtgagacgaagaagaaaatgtcgactaatcgtttcaatttccggcattcacaaaatgaaaataactcacgcaacgcattgtcgttattctgcagccgggaaaacttacatgacctgcagaaattttgcagaataatatttgtcatgccgtcctacacaaatccatgcgcgctagcttcgtaaacattattgagatttttagttcggacgatgaaaaatgttgatgtacggactttaaaacggtgcgacgaatttaataaataaagtcagttgcgtaatttcaataatatgcaagCGCACGGAtcagaaggtaagtgtgtttgagtcaaatcagtacaagaactttcggagtattcattaaatccacctaagaaatgatgaaaattagagtggctttccttactacgacctTACAAATATGATGtagtgaatattttttcactaaaCTTGGGAATCTTCCCGAAAAGCTTTTCTACTTTCTTAATATCTACAAATCATAGCCATGTGTCACATGGTTTCGGAGTTATTCCGGTGTTCCTTGGGGAACCACGAAATAGCTTTTTTTGataacccaagcaacaacgtgagtttgattgtactcttatggtggtcttcaagaccaattttggtcttaaatgccgtcATAAGAGTCTAATaacacccaaattgttacttgggaatgttGCTAAATATTTAAACTTTGTTGGAAACATGCTGATTTTTTTAGcaaatcatcgactgtggtcaTATCACTTTGCTTACTTGCgttactttgctgcagttacaAGCTATGTGCGCGCCATGCGGATCCGGAAGGACACTGGAAATCCGGAACCTGTCCCAAtagagggacatttcagcatcagtaaaatatgtcatgtagtattttttttttttgatatgcgacatgacGTGTTTTACTGATGGTGAGATGCCTGTTGGAACTGGTTCCGGATTCCCAGTATTCTTCAGTATTAAAAAGTTGGATAGAATGGAATACTTATGATGATTCAACAATCTAAGTGCTGGTATGTTCCGttttaaaattttgttgttattcaagtttttattattttctacaaATTAGGATCCGAAGACAAAAACTATTTGTTCAAAATATAATCTAATACAGCGACAGAGAGAAACTGACGTATTGAGTGCTACTGTTACAGGAAATACAGCTTATATGATCTACGAACGTAGCAGCCTAGTTTTTAGGCCAATGCCAATGCGAATAAACGTTCATCAAAACGACTGATTATTCGCAAAAACTGGCGTAGGGGTTTTTCAGATAAAATAAACTTGCATTGAATTACAAAACCTTGCCAGCCCATTTCTTATGAATAATCTTTATtgaattgacagattatttagTTGAAAATGTTAGACATACGTTTATTTATCTTAAAACAATTTAAACGCGTTTTCCCAACAACGATGGAGATGGttgttacgtcaactatgcatccatgggcagacaAGTATAAACCCAAAATTCTTTTaaaaagaaacacaaaaatcaaaaaaaattatttatagtatTTTCTATCGATAACTATAAATGTTCCCATCTCCCTGGCAATATGTAAATGCCAGAAGCAACAAACCATCCATCCATCAAACTTATTTCCCACATTTGTCGTAAGTATTGAAGCGCTGCTCACCAAGTGCATGTCCCATCTCATGCAAATAGGTGATAGCCGACAGGAGCCAAGTCTGAAACAGCCAACCAAATGACTTAATCGTTCCCTTTACCGGTTTTGCAGTGTGTGATGGAGCATTAACATGCAACAAAATCACTCCGTATTGCCTTCTTTGTATTTACCCAAAGCTTTTTTCCTAACTAACCCTCCGCTCACCTCCGTTACAGAAAATCTTACACGGAGAGCCCCCTGGTGTTGGACACTTACAGAACTTCAGCTTAGAAGAGAACTGGACAACACACTAAACAAAGAAATTAATTTAAGCTGAGGAAATCATAAAGAGTatacataaaattatttaaaaactatttaatGGGCACCCAGTGGAATTTAATATTCCTTTCTAAGGAAGCCAAAAAAAGCTTAATTCAATTTGATCATTTTGTGTCGGTAGCGTGCAGTATTAACCAATTTCAAAGTCCTCTGATCCCATCTAACACAAAGCATTGTCATTCGTCCATAGTGATTTGACCGTCCAACAGATGTCGATTGTTAAGCTGGACTTACCCAAGATCCTTGGCACTTGGGATTCAGACAGAGAAAAGACTTCCTGCTGTACCTAGCAAAGCATTTTTCGTGACCTTTTTTGGTTTTCCATTCTACTCACGTGGAACTCATTTTACGATCTTCTGGATCTTTCCCATGGCCTTCAAACGTATGGAAATAGCTTCTTTGGTCACATTTCATAGATCCGTGAGTTGGTGTTGTTGCATGTAAGTTTGCAACTTACTGTTCTCGAACTTTTTCGGAGGTTTTCCACCTCAGTTTTCACATCAAAATtacaattttctgaatttttgtttgACTACTTCATTTTTCAAGAGCatattcaccgtagacttcgaCGCCCATTCGATACAATTCTtcagcaatttttttaaatagtttttttaaatcaatggtGATTGCAACTTGTACTTTCCAGACACAGATTACTTTTGTTCAAAGCTGCAAAgtaaaacttgttttgttttcagCTGAAATCTTTTGCTGGATGTCAAAACAGGGCAAGAATGCATTATTACGAGAATTACATTGGCAGTTAGAGCCATCTGTTGGTAAATTTTGGGTTCTTATTATTTACTCGGTACATGTAAAGCTCTCTGATTGAGATCATAGCTTGCAGGTATTTCCAGGtgaaataatgcaaaaaactAACAATCTCCCCGATCCTCTCCGATCCGAACAAAACTTTCGAAATGTTTACAAGTGAAAGAAATCACTTTCTGCTTTTTCGAAAAAGAAATCTTGTCTTTTGAGATTATTGTTTTTTGATGTCTTTATATGAATGGAACTGCTTATCAGCTATACCAGGCGCCTTCGAACGAAGCAACTAATAATCTAACGGCGCAACATCTGCGGAATATGGCGGGTAGAATAGCACATCTCATTTGAGCGTTTCCAAATAGGTTTTGAAGGGTTTGGCCGGGTGAGGCCGTCTGTTGTCGTGCTTTACAATCAATTTTTCGTCAGAATAAATATTAGTTAT harbors:
- the LOC128743840 gene encoding CLIP domain-containing serine protease B15-like; the protein is MKLIVLLVVCWSGLSTALNVNETCTTPCNSPGTCVEAVKCAYVINILRKRNATYLDSEYLSNSICDHLPDSGSVPLICCPSLINPAECGTLDVGRRIFGGNVTEHGQHPWAVVLIYNIGRNKFAPECSGSLINSRFVLTAAHCIVEVPSKWKLHKVRFNEWNALKKANCTVVNDEKICRRDYAVESITVHYGYGKKDPNRNHDIALVKLVEEVTFDKYVQPVCLPVDTSIQELPIDSEEFTVTGWGLTETGFRSPVQLHVDLIGRNNDVCDKVYSAIGITLTDGHLCVGGDKGKDSCKGDSGGPLLRLVGTVWYQVGVVSFGSQFCGTKGIPGVYTSVAKHIDWIVQTVHESYCINNEVATELLVT